The following are from one region of the Paenibacillus sp. JZ16 genome:
- a CDS encoding MerR family transcriptional regulator — MKISELSQISQVSARSIRHYEQKGLLEAHRLENDYRHFDRSAIERVKMIQLYLKLGLTTDQIRALFKGEISSPDDYEYCEEMLSIYQEKLSHVDGQIAALHELKRLLERQISLTMKKKNQVPV; from the coding sequence ATGAAGATCAGTGAATTATCGCAAATCAGTCAGGTCAGTGCACGCTCCATCCGGCATTATGAACAAAAAGGCCTGCTTGAAGCCCACAGGCTTGAGAACGATTACCGTCATTTCGACAGATCTGCCATCGAGCGGGTTAAAATGATTCAATTGTATTTGAAGCTGGGATTAACGACGGATCAAATCAGAGCTTTATTCAAAGGGGAAATCTCTTCTCCAGATGATTACGAGTACTGCGAGGAAATGCTGTCCATTTACCAAGAGAAGTTAAGTCATGTGGATGGTCAGATCGCTGCTCTCCATGAGTTGAAAAGGCTGCTTGAGCGGCAAATTTCCCTTACGATGAAGAAAAAGAACCAGGTCCCCGTCTAA
- a CDS encoding aminopeptidase yields MDNFEKNLEKYAELVVKVGVNIQPGQVLIVNAPIETVELTRRIVAKAYDAGAKYVQVDWEDERITRIRYEKAPTDSFGYYPQWQADAMQQLAEGGGAILRIKVPDPELFRGIDSTKVSTAVKAAAVANEKYQVYVRNNKISWSLIKAPTRAWADKVFADLPEEDRIQAMWDAVFQMNRVGSEDPVAAWRDHIAQLKLRQNHMNAKRYKGFHYRAPGTDLRVDMPEGYLWLGGGDENEAGVYFVANMPTEEIYTMPHRTGVNGTVTSTLPLNLNGRLVEGMKLTFKDGKVVEYEAESGREHLTTLLETDEGASYLGEMALVPHDSPISQLNRVFYNTGIDENASCHFALGSAYPVNIEGGTKMSKEELIASGANVSLTHVDFMIGSAELDIDGVLADGTIEPVFRGGRWV; encoded by the coding sequence ATGGACAATTTCGAGAAAAATTTGGAGAAATACGCGGAGCTGGTCGTTAAGGTAGGCGTAAACATTCAGCCAGGCCAAGTGCTGATCGTCAATGCTCCAATCGAAACCGTAGAGTTGACACGCCGCATCGTGGCCAAGGCATACGATGCAGGTGCCAAATATGTGCAAGTCGACTGGGAAGATGAGAGAATCACCCGCATTCGCTACGAGAAAGCACCCACTGACTCCTTCGGTTATTATCCGCAGTGGCAGGCCGACGCCATGCAGCAGCTAGCCGAAGGCGGAGGAGCCATTCTGCGCATTAAGGTCCCGGATCCGGAGCTGTTCCGCGGCATTGATTCGACCAAAGTATCTACAGCCGTAAAAGCCGCTGCCGTAGCCAACGAGAAATACCAGGTTTACGTGCGCAACAATAAAATCAGCTGGTCGCTCATTAAAGCCCCTACCCGTGCCTGGGCCGATAAGGTATTCGCGGATCTTCCCGAAGAGGATCGGATTCAAGCCATGTGGGATGCGGTATTCCAGATGAACCGGGTGGGCAGCGAAGATCCGGTTGCCGCTTGGCGGGATCATATCGCTCAGCTGAAGCTGCGCCAGAACCACATGAATGCCAAACGCTATAAAGGCTTCCACTATCGTGCGCCTGGAACGGATCTGCGCGTGGACATGCCGGAAGGGTATCTCTGGCTCGGCGGCGGCGACGAGAATGAAGCCGGCGTATATTTCGTGGCGAACATGCCGACCGAAGAAATCTACACGATGCCGCACCGTACAGGCGTGAACGGAACCGTAACGAGTACGCTGCCGCTTAATCTAAACGGCCGCTTGGTGGAGGGCATGAAGCTCACGTTCAAGGACGGCAAGGTTGTCGAGTATGAAGCCGAATCCGGGCGGGAGCATCTCACAACACTGCTGGAAACGGACGAAGGCGCGTCTTATCTGGGAGAAATGGCACTCGTACCGCATGATTCGCCAATTTCCCAGCTGAACCGTGTCTTTTATAACACCGGTATCGATGAGAATGCGTCGTGCCATTTTGCGCTGGGCAGCGCCTACCCTGTCAATATCGAGGGCGGTACCAAAATGAGCAAGGAAGAACTTATAGCTAGCGGAGCCAATGTCAGTCTGACGCATGTTGATTTCATGATCGGATCGGCCGAGCTGGACATTGATGGCGTGCTGGCTGACGGCACGATTGAACCTGTATTTCGCGGTGGACGATGGGTTTAA
- a CDS encoding glycoside hydrolase family 43 protein encodes MKQKGKWLTSLLLAISLCTAGTQSAFGAFWNLSGDIVVHDPTIIKEGNTWYTFSTGQGIQLLKSTNGTNWSRSNQVFASPLSWWKTYVPNQSTNDLWAPDIEYFNGRYWLYYSISSFGSNTSAIGLASTTSISSGNWRDDGLVTRTTSSNNYNAIDPTLTIDKDGNPWLAYGSFWSGLKLTRLDANTMKPTGNLYSIASRPNNGGAVEAPTIVYRNGYYYLFASFDSCCQGVNSTYKIAYGRSTSITGPYVDKNGTSMLNGGGTIMDSGNAVWKGPGHQDVYNNLIIRHAYDATDNGTPKLLINDLNWDSQGWPTY; translated from the coding sequence ATGAAACAAAAAGGGAAATGGCTTACCTCGCTTTTGCTTGCCATCAGTTTATGCACAGCAGGCACGCAGTCCGCTTTTGGTGCATTCTGGAACCTGAGCGGCGATATTGTTGTACATGACCCAACCATCATCAAGGAAGGAAACACATGGTACACTTTCTCTACCGGTCAGGGCATCCAACTGCTGAAATCGACCAACGGCACGAACTGGTCCAGATCGAACCAGGTATTTGCTTCCCCGCTGTCCTGGTGGAAAACCTATGTACCAAACCAAAGCACCAACGATCTATGGGCGCCCGATATTGAATATTTCAACGGCCGCTACTGGCTCTATTATTCGATCTCCTCCTTCGGTTCCAACACATCCGCTATCGGCCTGGCTTCCACGACCAGCATCTCCTCCGGCAATTGGCGAGATGACGGTCTCGTCACGCGTACGACCTCCTCCAATAATTACAATGCGATTGATCCGACGCTGACAATCGATAAGGACGGCAATCCGTGGCTGGCCTACGGCTCATTCTGGAGCGGACTCAAGCTGACCAGGCTTGATGCAAATACAATGAAACCGACCGGAAACCTGTATTCCATTGCCTCACGCCCGAACAACGGAGGGGCCGTTGAAGCGCCTACCATCGTTTATAGAAACGGTTACTATTATCTGTTCGCCTCCTTCGATTCCTGCTGCCAAGGGGTCAACAGCACCTACAAAATCGCTTACGGCCGTTCCACCAGCATAACAGGTCCATACGTGGACAAGAACGGTACCAGCATGTTGAATGGCGGCGGCACGATTATGGACAGCGGGAATGCAGTGTGGAAAGGTCCCGGACATCAGGATGTCTATAATAACCTCATTATTAGACATGCGTATGACGCAACCGATAACGGCACGCCGAAGCTGCTCATCAATGATTTGAACTGGGATTCCCAGGGCTGGCCCACTTATTGA
- a CDS encoding S-layer homology domain-containing protein, whose product MSKIVLNRCISCFLILCIVLSASFTGFAGQASAQSSTAPTNVPELLITELVPDSTNVGTADGYEFIEVYNNTDQDIDFSHYKIRYRYLESDTLWAHVPDEVKIPSRGTLVFWIINAQNSKSTIADFNKNYGTNLIENTDVVKIFSGGMSNSRMRELVVVTNTGRPIVSAFYNDGEVHNKADQGIFYKYPEDGSLKMQRISQLEHKATPGSLQHSEVPAEPVHIDVTKEPAVTNRTTTTNVEPGENLEITAEAHDDHMVTSLALSYRVDGQNDYKVVQLQDGKQGLRHTISYLELLGHNKLEYFFTVSNTFKKVESPKYEVDLTGNGASASLNVDDQQTVTGITYIRGAADGAEPADLELHIDGQPVQGSAVMEHSAYFVFEGDGIDDGINTVTVGKNVLFKTEPNIDGYQTIVVPVEPQWLTSGTNEITLRAGDNEKTYFEDDKPTGNMDDFNVRNVRLLIGDGTEIRDPQFSDPALIHDLGDDGRFLPFVTFQFDISADKVKALSYAWDTTTVTDGQHKVDLHVKGKSEAMANIQVDNNGPEINVTVEEGKSYKGSIPIDVTAQDSVSGVEQVEVLLDGRAIQVPYDTSSSELEPGVHKLDIRAVDKIGNISERTVTFNTAPEHPNAPELVSPADMESGTGLSPELKVQVSDPSDDELEVSFHQAYPYHALSGDRVKLSKYASDEEPPKDRFPAGETALTEEELKLVAESNDQYVTVDSTSQFPYIRFEVELEHAVEPGDRVEVTWEGHTVSGRKVTMYAWNHNLNKWMEITKHIAQSEDDFTLRGELSAADYVQNSKVDVIVQDEIPSRGDYDYTFVWVSDTQFLTELYPHIQQKQFNWIVDSIDDMNIKYLFHTGDIVNDPTAEYQWKRADDYMKMLEDANLPHGVLAGNHDVGSYDWDYTTYSQYFGENRYKNQPYYGGSYKDNRGHYDLVSVEGNDFIMMYMGWGVEDEDIKWMNEVLAEYPDRIAFLNFHDYMLANGTRSGIGNKLYKEVVVPNPNVVAVLSGHYTGASLLKNELDDNGDGTADRTVYQMLADYQGHADGGSGYLRLLHFDKDSNQIYVNTYSPYLDKYNYYTNGSDEFKMNLDLEPKLKRVATDSIQVNHLRGESIGTPQNVASGTEVVQQWAGLQSDGTYSWYVVAQDKFGGRTLSDVWTFTTDGGNPDAPTNLKALNVTSSTVQIGWDPVSSPDQQAMNYNVYQDGERVATVTDSVYEATGLTPDTLYEFKVTAVDKQGTESAPSEILTVVTQAVDIPGAPVWTAGELEFSNITSDAVSMSWPEATADDGVDGYRVYLKGQSEPVVTVTNDVYSHTASGLVPDTRYHFTVKAYNAAGESAGLHKSVTTPAAAVDKSELIGLIASAQQRLDETKEGTSPGQYPAEARSALRAAIERASAIAQQDQATAKEVQAAISALQAAIRTYNASVVPSTENPPSSGSESGSGSSGGHVLSGDNRLKGLEVIIGGKAAELTPAFNENTTEYRLETEAESVQLRVDAAHNKATVLLGEESLKKDQVIELKEGDNLLKLMIRAENGTTRTYQLTIHRKAKPGTEEPKPEPKPVMLTDIAGHWASSAIEEAVQLGIVDGYPDLTFKPDRQVTRAEFMVMMFKALNGQGDAGKLNFKDSSLIGTWALKAIQWAVSEGIVKGYQDGTFRPNQPVNRSEMAVLITRYLGLSLPEAETEFLDQKAIPAWAEKEIAAATAAGIVNGRLGNRFAPRESATRAEAVMMILRMLDIMEKK is encoded by the coding sequence TTGTCTAAGATCGTCCTGAATCGATGTATATCCTGCTTCTTGATCCTCTGTATCGTGTTGTCGGCCTCGTTTACCGGTTTCGCAGGACAGGCTTCAGCCCAGTCATCCACCGCGCCTACCAACGTGCCTGAACTCCTGATCACCGAGCTTGTTCCTGATTCCACGAATGTAGGAACCGCCGACGGATATGAATTTATTGAAGTATATAACAATACCGATCAAGACATCGATTTCAGCCATTACAAAATTCGTTATCGTTACTTGGAGAGTGATACCCTTTGGGCTCATGTTCCCGATGAGGTGAAGATTCCATCCAGAGGCACGCTGGTGTTCTGGATCATTAATGCTCAGAACAGCAAATCCACGATTGCTGATTTTAATAAAAACTACGGCACCAATCTGATTGAAAACACCGATGTTGTCAAAATATTCTCAGGCGGCATGTCCAATTCACGCATGCGGGAGCTCGTGGTTGTAACAAATACCGGCCGTCCGATCGTGTCCGCATTTTACAATGACGGGGAGGTTCATAACAAAGCCGATCAGGGGATTTTCTATAAGTATCCCGAAGATGGCAGCCTGAAGATGCAGCGGATCTCCCAGCTGGAGCATAAGGCTACGCCGGGTTCGCTGCAGCATTCCGAGGTGCCTGCGGAGCCGGTACATATTGATGTGACCAAGGAACCGGCGGTCACCAACCGGACGACAACGACCAATGTGGAGCCGGGCGAAAATCTGGAGATTACGGCAGAAGCGCACGATGATCATATGGTTACTTCACTTGCGCTATCTTATCGTGTCGATGGACAGAACGATTACAAGGTTGTACAGCTTCAGGACGGGAAGCAAGGCCTTCGTCATACGATTTCTTATCTGGAGCTGCTGGGACACAACAAGCTGGAGTACTTTTTCACGGTATCCAATACCTTTAAGAAAGTAGAGAGTCCTAAATATGAAGTCGACCTCACGGGGAACGGGGCCAGCGCCAGCCTGAATGTTGACGATCAACAGACCGTCACCGGGATAACGTATATTCGGGGTGCGGCAGACGGGGCAGAGCCTGCGGATCTCGAGCTTCATATCGACGGGCAGCCGGTTCAAGGTTCAGCCGTTATGGAGCATTCCGCTTATTTTGTTTTTGAAGGCGATGGTATTGACGATGGGATCAACACGGTGACCGTAGGCAAGAACGTTCTGTTCAAGACCGAGCCGAATATTGACGGTTATCAAACCATCGTTGTCCCCGTCGAACCGCAATGGCTGACAAGCGGCACAAACGAAATTACCCTGCGGGCCGGCGATAATGAGAAGACCTATTTCGAGGATGACAAGCCGACGGGGAATATGGATGATTTTAATGTCCGCAACGTACGGCTGTTGATAGGAGACGGAACAGAAATCCGGGATCCGCAATTTAGCGATCCTGCGCTTATTCATGACCTAGGGGACGATGGACGGTTTCTGCCATTTGTAACGTTTCAATTTGATATTTCTGCCGATAAGGTAAAAGCCCTCTCTTACGCATGGGATACCACGACGGTTACAGACGGGCAGCACAAGGTTGATTTGCATGTAAAGGGTAAGTCTGAAGCAATGGCCAACATTCAGGTAGATAACAATGGACCCGAAATTAACGTGACTGTTGAAGAGGGCAAGAGCTATAAGGGAAGCATTCCCATTGATGTGACTGCACAGGATAGCGTATCCGGCGTTGAACAGGTGGAGGTACTGCTAGATGGTCGAGCCATCCAGGTGCCATACGATACTTCATCGTCCGAGCTTGAACCAGGCGTCCATAAGCTGGACATTCGGGCAGTGGATAAGATTGGCAACATCTCGGAACGTACGGTAACGTTTAACACCGCACCGGAGCATCCGAATGCACCCGAATTGGTCTCACCAGCAGATATGGAGAGCGGAACCGGGTTATCGCCGGAGCTTAAGGTTCAAGTCAGCGATCCATCGGATGACGAGCTTGAGGTCTCTTTCCACCAGGCATATCCGTATCATGCATTAAGTGGCGATCGGGTAAAGTTATCCAAGTACGCCTCGGATGAAGAGCCTCCTAAGGATAGGTTCCCGGCTGGCGAAACCGCGCTGACCGAAGAGGAATTGAAGCTGGTAGCTGAATCCAACGATCAATATGTCACGGTGGATTCCACGTCCCAGTTCCCGTATATCCGGTTTGAGGTAGAGCTGGAGCATGCCGTGGAGCCGGGTGACCGCGTTGAAGTTACTTGGGAAGGACATACGGTGTCGGGCCGCAAGGTCACGATGTATGCGTGGAACCACAACCTGAATAAGTGGATGGAGATCACCAAACATATTGCGCAGTCTGAAGATGATTTTACCCTTCGAGGCGAACTGTCGGCAGCAGACTACGTACAAAACAGCAAAGTGGATGTCATTGTACAGGATGAAATCCCTTCACGTGGAGATTATGACTACACTTTTGTTTGGGTATCGGATACCCAATTCTTAACGGAGCTGTACCCGCATATTCAGCAGAAGCAATTCAACTGGATTGTCGATTCCATCGATGATATGAACATCAAATATTTGTTCCATACCGGTGATATCGTGAACGACCCGACAGCTGAGTATCAATGGAAACGTGCCGATGATTACATGAAGATGCTGGAGGATGCAAATCTGCCGCATGGCGTGCTCGCCGGAAATCATGATGTGGGAAGCTACGATTGGGACTACACGACCTACAGTCAATATTTCGGGGAGAACCGTTACAAGAATCAGCCATATTACGGAGGTTCCTACAAGGACAATCGCGGACATTATGACCTTGTATCCGTTGAAGGCAACGACTTTATCATGATGTATATGGGATGGGGCGTTGAAGACGAGGACATAAAGTGGATGAACGAGGTTCTCGCAGAATATCCGGACCGTATCGCATTTCTGAATTTCCACGATTACATGCTCGCGAACGGAACTCGTTCCGGTATAGGCAACAAATTGTACAAGGAAGTTGTCGTACCGAATCCCAACGTGGTTGCCGTTCTAAGCGGCCATTACACGGGAGCCAGTCTGCTTAAAAATGAATTGGATGATAATGGTGACGGTACTGCGGACAGAACCGTATATCAGATGCTGGCAGACTATCAAGGACATGCCGATGGCGGGAGTGGTTACTTGAGACTGCTGCATTTTGATAAGGATAGCAATCAGATTTACGTGAATACGTACTCTCCTTATCTGGACAAGTACAATTATTATACGAATGGCTCGGATGAGTTCAAGATGAATCTGGATCTTGAACCGAAATTAAAGCGGGTAGCAACGGATTCGATCCAAGTGAATCATCTGAGAGGAGAGTCCATCGGTACGCCGCAGAACGTAGCTAGCGGCACTGAGGTTGTTCAGCAATGGGCAGGACTGCAATCCGATGGAACTTATTCGTGGTATGTCGTCGCACAAGACAAATTCGGGGGGAGAACCCTTTCGGATGTGTGGACATTCACGACAGATGGAGGGAATCCAGACGCTCCGACCAACCTGAAAGCACTGAATGTGACATCGTCAACGGTTCAAATCGGTTGGGATCCCGTGAGCAGTCCAGACCAACAAGCGATGAATTATAATGTATATCAGGACGGAGAGCGCGTAGCAACGGTCACGGATAGCGTATATGAAGCGACGGGGCTGACCCCGGACACGCTGTATGAATTCAAAGTAACCGCCGTGGACAAGCAAGGCACGGAATCGGCTCCGAGTGAGATATTAACGGTCGTCACTCAAGCCGTAGACATTCCGGGAGCGCCAGTGTGGACAGCCGGGGAGCTTGAATTTTCGAACATCACATCAGACGCTGTATCCATGAGCTGGCCGGAAGCGACCGCAGATGATGGCGTGGATGGATATCGTGTATATCTGAAAGGGCAGAGTGAACCGGTTGTTACCGTGACAAATGATGTGTATTCGCATACCGCTTCCGGTTTGGTTCCTGACACCCGATATCATTTTACCGTGAAAGCCTATAACGCTGCGGGAGAGAGCGCCGGACTTCATAAGTCGGTTACAACGCCGGCAGCAGCAGTAGACAAGAGCGAGTTAATCGGATTAATCGCATCGGCACAGCAAAGGCTTGACGAAACAAAGGAAGGCACATCGCCGGGGCAGTATCCGGCAGAAGCAAGGTCTGCACTCCGTGCTGCCATTGAAAGAGCCAGCGCCATAGCGCAGCAGGATCAGGCAACAGCCAAGGAAGTACAAGCTGCGATCAGCGCTCTGCAAGCCGCGATCCGTACCTATAACGCTTCGGTGGTACCTTCAACGGAGAACCCGCCATCATCGGGATCAGAGTCGGGATCGGGATCCTCTGGAGGCCACGTATTATCTGGAGACAACCGTTTAAAAGGACTCGAAGTGATCATCGGCGGCAAAGCAGCGGAACTCACCCCTGCATTTAATGAGAATACGACAGAGTACCGACTTGAGACGGAAGCCGAATCCGTGCAGCTCCGTGTGGATGCGGCGCATAACAAGGCAACAGTCCTTCTGGGGGAAGAATCCCTGAAGAAGGATCAGGTTATCGAGCTGAAGGAAGGGGATAACCTGTTGAAGCTGATGATTCGGGCTGAGAACGGTACGACCCGAACTTACCAGTTAACCATTCATCGTAAGGCGAAGCCGGGGACCGAAGAACCGAAGCCGGAGCCAAAGCCAGTGATGTTAACCGACATCGCGGGACATTGGGCTTCGTCGGCGATAGAGGAAGCCGTTCAGCTCGGTATTGTGGACGGCTATCCGGATCTTACCTTTAAGCCGGACCGGCAAGTAACACGCGCTGAATTTATGGTGATGATGTTCAAAGCATTGAATGGACAAGGGGATGCTGGGAAGCTGAATTTCAAAGACAGTTCCCTCATCGGAACCTGGGCGCTTAAAGCGATTCAATGGGCTGTATCCGAAGGTATTGTGAAGGGATATCAAGATGGCACATTCAGACCGAATCAACCTGTCAACCGTTCTGAAATGGCTGTCCTGATCACACGTTATCTGGGCCTTTCCTTACCAGAAGCAGAAACGGAATTCCTTGATCAGAAAGCCATTCCGGCTTGGGCAGAGAAGGAAATCGCTGCCGCCACCGCGGCTGGCATCGTGAATGGGCGCTTAGGTAACCGGTTCGCCCCACGGGAATCCGCGACCCGGGCGGAAGCCGTCATGATGATTCTTCGTATGCTGGATATCATGGAGAAGAAGTAA
- a CDS encoding DUF1697 domain-containing protein, which translates to MTIYIALLRGINVGGHNKIKMADLRKMLESRGLARVQTYIQSGNVLFESGESKETLRVQIEQGIFETFGFPISVILRTSEEIEGIVRNCPFSEETLRQAEAASEFESLYVAMLTEAPAVEDVEKLKLYVNEKEIFEVIGEEVYLLFKESVRNSKLAVQLSKLGVPMTMRNWKTMNKLVQLSQTMKSV; encoded by the coding sequence ATGACAATCTATATTGCGTTGCTTAGAGGGATCAACGTAGGCGGACACAATAAAATCAAGATGGCCGATTTAAGAAAGATGCTTGAATCTAGGGGACTAGCTCGCGTGCAGACCTACATCCAGAGCGGAAACGTGCTCTTTGAATCCGGGGAATCCAAGGAAACGCTGCGCGTTCAAATCGAGCAGGGCATATTTGAAACGTTCGGCTTCCCGATATCGGTGATCCTTAGAACCTCCGAGGAAATCGAGGGGATCGTTCGGAACTGTCCATTTTCGGAAGAAACGCTGCGTCAAGCGGAGGCAGCATCGGAGTTTGAGAGTCTTTATGTTGCCATGCTGACGGAAGCGCCTGCTGTTGAAGATGTGGAGAAATTAAAGCTTTATGTGAACGAAAAGGAAATCTTCGAGGTGATCGGTGAAGAGGTTTACTTGCTGTTCAAGGAAAGCGTTCGGAATTCCAAGCTGGCGGTTCAGTTGTCGAAGCTCGGCGTGCCGATGACGATGCGGAATTGGAAAACGATGAACAAGCTGGTACAACTGTCCCAGACAATGAAGAGTGTGTGA
- a CDS encoding protoporphyrinogen oxidase, with product MTTTVVIGGGITGLSTLYYLQKELKHLQQNMELVLIEASETLGGKIRTVQNGEFIMETGADSIVSRKTNVAPLLEELQLTDQIVYNATGTSFIYTTAGLKRIPDESVFGIPLSLKSLAESELVSAEGKVEALKDYYTPNETYTKDDSLGEFLEAFLGKEIVQNQIAPVISGVYSGELHDLTIASTFPYLLEYKNTYGSIMGGLAENKQKFLGSGNKKFLSFKDGVSVLIDALERTVIQAGAKIYKGVAAEKLEKAASGYGVTLANGEKLEADFVVLSTLGSAAKDLLQDPLLNEDFDQMYTKSLISVYLAYDIQDEELPYDGTGFITAKGTRLKCDACTWTSRKWEHTSENKRLLMRLFYKSSNPHYEELIQLSDQELKQIGMGDISQSLGIKAEPISCEVTKWHDNMPNYHLKHRQIVESLEQKMDDLYPNVILAGCSYYGVGIPDCIANGEKTAGLILERMP from the coding sequence GTGACAACTACCGTAGTTATCGGCGGCGGCATTACCGGACTTTCGACCTTATACTATCTGCAAAAAGAGTTGAAGCACCTTCAACAGAATATGGAACTGGTGCTTATCGAGGCAAGTGAAACGCTCGGAGGCAAAATCCGCACCGTTCAGAACGGTGAATTTATTATGGAAACCGGAGCGGATTCGATCGTATCCCGGAAAACGAATGTGGCACCACTTCTGGAGGAGCTTCAGTTAACAGACCAGATTGTGTATAACGCCACGGGGACTTCTTTCATATATACGACTGCAGGTTTGAAAAGAATCCCGGATGAGAGCGTATTCGGCATACCGCTTAGCCTGAAATCCTTGGCCGAAAGCGAGCTTGTGTCTGCCGAGGGGAAGGTGGAGGCGCTCAAGGACTATTACACGCCGAATGAAACGTATACCAAGGACGATTCTTTGGGGGAGTTCCTTGAAGCCTTCCTTGGCAAGGAAATCGTTCAGAATCAGATCGCTCCGGTCATATCGGGCGTCTATTCCGGGGAGCTTCATGACCTGACAATTGCGTCAACGTTTCCCTATTTGCTGGAGTACAAAAATACGTACGGCAGCATCATGGGCGGTTTGGCCGAGAATAAACAGAAATTCCTTGGCTCGGGCAATAAGAAATTTCTTTCCTTCAAAGACGGAGTCTCCGTATTGATTGATGCATTGGAACGGACCGTGATCCAAGCAGGCGCGAAGATATACAAAGGCGTTGCCGCAGAGAAGCTGGAGAAAGCAGCCAGCGGCTACGGGGTGACGTTGGCAAATGGCGAAAAGCTTGAAGCTGATTTTGTTGTTTTAAGCACGCTGGGATCCGCCGCGAAGGATTTGCTGCAAGATCCGCTGCTTAATGAGGACTTTGACCAGATGTATACCAAATCGCTCATCAGCGTGTATCTTGCCTATGACATTCAAGACGAAGAGCTTCCCTATGATGGAACGGGATTCATTACGGCCAAGGGAACCCGGTTGAAGTGTGATGCTTGCACCTGGACGAGCCGGAAATGGGAGCATACCTCCGAGAACAAGCGGTTATTGATGCGATTGTTCTACAAGAGCTCCAATCCGCATTATGAGGAGCTGATCCAGTTATCCGATCAAGAATTGAAACAGATCGGGATGGGGGATATCAGCCAAAGCCTTGGCATTAAGGCTGAGCCGATCTCTTGTGAAGTCACCAAATGGCATGACAATATGCCGAATTATCATTTGAAGCACCGGCAAATCGTGGAATCATTAGAACAGAAAATGGATGACCTGTATCCTAACGTTATTTTGGCGGGATGCTCCTATTATGGAGTGGGGATACCGGATTGCATTGCGAACGGGGAGAAGACGGCAGGTCTGATTCTGGAAAGGATGCCCTAA
- a CDS encoding GTP pyrophosphokinase codes for MNSLQIEQLKIIRNEITRFMMKYKFALDEIETKMEILKEEFQALHDYSPIEHTKSRLKSPESIMKKLLRKGGNISLSSIEDNIKDIAGLRITCSFITDIYKISDMLQKQSDLTVLNVKDYIKNPKPNGYQSLHLLVEVPVFFSDRVEKVCVEVQIRTIAMDFWASLEHKIFYKYNKSVPQHLLEELKKAADTANALDRQMEQLHHEVQAIKDSESDDSLLEELKSIQINNRKYELPAGLLEVLTEDK; via the coding sequence ATGAATTCTTTGCAAATCGAACAGCTCAAAATCATTCGGAATGAAATTACCCGATTCATGATGAAATACAAATTCGCTTTAGATGAGATTGAAACCAAAATGGAGATATTAAAAGAGGAGTTCCAGGCTCTTCATGATTATAGCCCGATCGAACATACGAAATCCCGCCTGAAATCGCCGGAGAGCATCATGAAGAAGCTGCTCCGAAAAGGCGGAAACATCTCTCTTAGCTCCATAGAAGATAATATCAAAGACATTGCGGGTCTAAGAATCACCTGCTCATTCATAACCGACATTTACAAAATTAGCGACATGCTGCAGAAGCAGAGCGATTTAACGGTGTTAAACGTCAAGGATTATATCAAGAATCCGAAGCCGAACGGATACCAAAGCCTGCATCTGTTAGTGGAAGTGCCTGTTTTTTTCTCCGATCGGGTGGAGAAGGTATGCGTTGAAGTCCAAATTCGAACCATTGCCATGGATTTCTGGGCGAGTTTGGAGCATAAAATTTTCTACAAATATAATAAGTCCGTTCCTCAGCATCTGCTGGAAGAGCTTAAGAAGGCTGCGGATACGGCTAACGCGCTGGACCGTCAGATGGAGCAATTGCACCACGAGGTGCAGGCCATTAAGGACTCGGAAAGCGATGATTCGCTGCTGGAGGAACTGAAGAGCATTCAGATCAACAACCGCAAGTATGAGCTTCCGGCGGGCTTGCTTGAAGTATTGACCGAGGACAAATAA